In one window of Sinorhizobium chiapasense DNA:
- a CDS encoding molybdopterin-dependent oxidoreductase translates to MKARPKKTIETVHQCCGSPLEPTVPTRRVANVCWGGVDLAELLNEIGVDANARFLWSYGLDGGEFAGTSCDWYLKDLPLERLSAGGVLIAYELNGAPLPAEHGFPARLVVPGYYGTNSVKWLWRLQLAARRADGLFTTTLYNDASDARDLAAGLPPRRPVWALAPESIIVAPAPDAAVALHEPVEIWGWAWSFRGIAGVQVSTDGGINYRHATLEPRRGWAWQPFSLQWRPSHRGVAQLCARAIEAGGAAQPVEGARNAIHTVRVMVE, encoded by the coding sequence TTGAAAGCGCGCCCGAAGAAAACGATCGAAACGGTGCACCAATGCTGCGGCAGTCCGCTGGAGCCGACAGTTCCGACCCGCCGCGTCGCCAACGTCTGTTGGGGTGGTGTCGACCTCGCCGAACTCCTCAATGAGATTGGCGTAGATGCCAATGCGCGCTTCCTTTGGTCCTACGGCCTCGACGGCGGCGAATTCGCCGGAACTTCCTGCGACTGGTATCTCAAGGACCTGCCGCTCGAGCGGCTCAGCGCCGGCGGCGTCCTCATCGCCTACGAGCTGAATGGCGCGCCGCTACCGGCGGAGCATGGCTTTCCGGCGCGGCTAGTCGTGCCGGGCTACTACGGCACGAACAGCGTCAAATGGCTGTGGCGACTGCAACTCGCCGCGCGGAGGGCGGACGGGCTTTTCACGACGACCCTTTATAACGACGCGAGCGATGCACGCGACCTCGCGGCCGGCCTGCCGCCGCGACGGCCGGTCTGGGCGCTGGCACCGGAATCGATCATCGTGGCCCCGGCACCCGACGCAGCGGTCGCGCTCCACGAGCCAGTCGAAATCTGGGGATGGGCCTGGTCGTTCCGCGGCATCGCTGGCGTGCAAGTCAGCACCGATGGCGGCATCAACTACAGGCACGCGACGCTGGAGCCGAGGCGCGGCTGGGCCTGGCAGCCCTTTTCGCTGCAGTGGCGGCCGAGCCATCGGGGCGTCGCGCAACTCTGCGCCCGCGCCATCGAAGCCGGCGGCGCAGCGCAACCGGTCGAAGGGGCACGGAACGCAATCCACACGGTGCGCGTCATGGTCGAGTAA
- a CDS encoding glutathione synthase, which yields MRIAFFVNSIEGEATYYATTWLALAALARGHDVCYVTPGDFVLRSDDSLLVRATTLHGPKPKKPETLLNALKDERAKIKTIDVNEVDVLFLRNDPSEDAERRSWAAYAGVNFGRLAVDRGVIVVNDPAGLRGAQNKLYLQGFPEIVRPTSLISRSIEEIRDFIDAHPDGVILKPLQGSGGKNVFKISSREEANLNQIFEAASGEGYLIAQTYLPEATAGDVRLFLMNGQPLERDGVHAALRRVPAKGDVRSNMHASGKPEAATITPEILALAQKLRPKLVEDGMFMVGLDIVGDKILEINVFTPGGLPEIAALYGVDFSEDIIIALEDKLSIRQLYPGTLSNRSLATL from the coding sequence ATGCGCATCGCCTTTTTCGTCAACTCCATCGAAGGCGAGGCTACCTATTACGCGACGACCTGGCTTGCACTCGCGGCGCTCGCCCGCGGTCACGATGTTTGCTACGTCACGCCCGGGGACTTCGTGCTTCGTTCCGACGACAGCCTCCTGGTCCGGGCCACGACCTTGCATGGCCCGAAACCGAAGAAGCCGGAAACCTTGCTGAACGCGCTCAAGGACGAGCGGGCAAAGATCAAGACGATCGACGTCAATGAAGTCGACGTCCTTTTTCTGCGCAACGATCCTTCCGAGGACGCCGAACGGCGTTCCTGGGCAGCCTATGCAGGCGTGAATTTCGGGCGTCTGGCGGTCGATCGCGGCGTGATCGTCGTCAACGATCCGGCCGGCTTGCGGGGGGCGCAGAACAAACTCTATTTGCAAGGCTTCCCAGAAATTGTTCGCCCTACTTCGCTGATCTCCCGGAGCATCGAGGAAATCCGGGACTTCATCGATGCGCATCCTGACGGCGTGATCCTGAAGCCATTGCAGGGATCGGGCGGCAAGAACGTTTTCAAGATCAGTTCGAGGGAAGAAGCCAACCTCAATCAGATATTCGAAGCCGCCAGCGGCGAAGGGTATCTGATCGCCCAGACCTATCTGCCGGAAGCGACTGCCGGTGACGTCCGCCTTTTTCTCATGAACGGACAGCCACTGGAGCGCGACGGTGTACATGCCGCGCTCCGCCGGGTGCCTGCCAAGGGAGATGTGCGCTCAAACATGCACGCGAGCGGCAAGCCGGAAGCGGCAACGATAACGCCGGAGATTCTCGCCCTTGCGCAGAAGCTCCGACCGAAACTGGTGGAAGACGGCATGTTCATGGTGGGCCTCGATATCGTCGGCGACAAGATACTGGAGATCAATGTCTTCACTCCCGGAGGCCTCCCCGAGATCGCCGCGCTGTACGGCGTGGATTTCAGCGAGGACATCATCATCGCGCTGGAAGACAAGCTGAGCATCCGCCAGCTCTATCCGGGAACATTGTCGAACCGCTCGCTGGCGACGCTCTGA
- the ytfR gene encoding galactofuranose ABC transporter, ATP-binding protein YtfR, which produces MQASDNILSAVRIDKGFPGTKALDKVDFHLQRGEVHALLGENGAGKSTLIKCLTGAYRRDGGSILLDGVEVDPRDTFDAQRLGIGTVYQEVNLLPNLSVAENLFLGRQPRRFGMVDNRAMNRKARELLSEYELELDVTRALASYSVAIQQVVAIARAVDLSGKVLILDEPTASLDAHEVAMLFRIVRRLKARGLGIIFITHFLEQVYEISDRITVLRNGRLVGTRSTADLDRRDLIAMMIGRELAAEINAAHATAAEGEPRYRFRNYGRRGRIAPFDLDVRAGEVVGIAGLLGSGRTETAEVLFGAHRADSGTAEIDGRRVELSSPRAAIRQKFGFCPEDRKTAGIVGDLSVRENIVLALQARRGWTRPISRAEQNRLADLYIQALDIRTADREKPIKLLSGGNQQKAILARWLATEPEFLILDEPTRGIDVGAHAEIVRLIESLREKGMSLIVISSEIEELVAYSTRIVVLRDRAHVAELGGERITADQIVEAIAAANERRVS; this is translated from the coding sequence ATGCAAGCAAGCGACAACATTCTTTCGGCGGTCCGGATCGACAAGGGTTTTCCGGGAACCAAGGCCTTGGACAAGGTCGACTTCCATCTCCAGCGAGGCGAAGTTCACGCGCTCCTCGGAGAGAACGGCGCCGGCAAATCGACGCTCATCAAATGCCTCACCGGTGCCTACCGCCGGGATGGCGGCAGCATCCTGCTCGACGGGGTCGAAGTCGACCCGCGCGACACCTTCGACGCCCAGCGATTGGGCATCGGGACCGTTTATCAGGAGGTGAACCTGTTGCCGAACCTCAGCGTCGCCGAGAACCTGTTCCTCGGACGGCAACCGCGCCGCTTCGGCATGGTCGACAACCGGGCGATGAACCGCAAGGCACGCGAACTTCTGTCGGAATACGAACTCGAGCTCGACGTCACCCGTGCGCTCGCAAGCTATTCGGTCGCCATTCAGCAGGTCGTGGCCATCGCCCGCGCCGTCGACCTGTCGGGCAAGGTGTTGATCCTCGACGAACCGACTGCGAGCCTCGATGCTCATGAGGTCGCGATGCTCTTTCGCATCGTCCGGCGCCTCAAGGCACGTGGCCTCGGCATCATCTTTATCACCCACTTCCTCGAGCAGGTCTACGAAATTTCAGACCGCATCACGGTGCTCAGGAATGGGCGGCTTGTCGGAACCCGCAGCACGGCCGACCTCGACCGCCGCGATCTGATCGCGATGATGATTGGCCGGGAACTTGCGGCAGAGATAAACGCCGCCCACGCTACCGCTGCGGAAGGCGAGCCTCGCTACCGGTTCAGAAACTATGGCCGGCGAGGACGCATCGCTCCTTTCGATCTCGACGTCAGGGCGGGCGAGGTCGTTGGCATAGCCGGCTTGCTCGGTTCGGGCCGCACGGAAACGGCGGAAGTCCTCTTCGGTGCCCATCGCGCCGACAGTGGCACCGCGGAAATCGACGGCCGCCGCGTCGAACTGTCGTCGCCTCGCGCCGCCATCCGCCAGAAATTCGGCTTTTGCCCAGAGGACCGCAAGACCGCCGGCATCGTCGGCGATCTCTCTGTGCGCGAGAACATCGTCCTTGCTCTGCAGGCAAGGCGCGGCTGGACGCGGCCAATCTCGCGCGCGGAGCAGAACCGGCTGGCCGACCTTTATATCCAGGCCCTGGATATCCGTACGGCCGACAGGGAAAAGCCGATCAAGCTGCTTTCCGGCGGCAACCAGCAGAAAGCCATTCTTGCCCGCTGGCTGGCCACCGAACCCGAGTTCCTGATCCTCGACGAACCGACGCGCGGCATCGATGTCGGCGCACATGCCGAGATCGTCAGACTGATCGAATCGTTGCGTGAGAAAGGCATGTCCCTGATCGTCATTTCATCGGAGATCGAAGAACTGGTCGCCTACAGCACGCGGATCGTTGTTCTTCGCGATCGCGCCCACGTCGCCGAACTCGGCGGAGAGCGCATTACCGCCGATCAGATCGTCGAGGCGATTGCCGCGGCCAACGAGCGGAGGGTATCGTGA
- a CDS encoding N-formylglutamate amidohydrolase, whose product MDRPDYPGKVLTESLDDEWWTQHRGDSPIVATAIHNGHAVRSAVECLLALSGAERLREEDPFTEFIIRDFPNRIVVHRSRFEVDVNRPRGGAIYVRPEQAWGLKVWTREPPHDLVEVSLAMHDEYYAMLEGMLAGIERRHGRFVVLDVHSYNHRRDGPEAATTKMEAAPEVNIGTFSMDRVKWARVVDSFVEALRSADCQGRRLDVRENIAFQGRGQQTRFIHERFPDTGCAIAVEFKKFFMDEWTGEPDLDALAALRKLFSSTVPSLVDALGVDR is encoded by the coding sequence ATGGATAGACCGGATTACCCAGGCAAAGTGTTGACGGAGTCTCTCGACGACGAATGGTGGACTCAGCATCGCGGTGACTCGCCGATCGTCGCTACGGCCATCCACAATGGTCACGCGGTGCGCAGCGCGGTCGAATGTCTTCTTGCTCTCTCGGGCGCGGAACGGCTGCGCGAGGAGGATCCGTTCACCGAGTTCATCATCCGCGACTTCCCGAACCGGATCGTCGTTCATCGGTCGCGATTTGAGGTCGATGTCAATCGCCCCCGCGGCGGCGCGATATACGTGCGGCCGGAGCAGGCCTGGGGTCTCAAGGTCTGGACCCGCGAGCCCCCGCACGATTTGGTCGAAGTGTCGCTGGCGATGCACGACGAATATTACGCCATGCTGGAGGGGATGCTCGCTGGAATCGAGCGGCGCCATGGGCGCTTTGTCGTCCTCGACGTCCACAGTTACAACCACCGGCGCGACGGCCCCGAAGCGGCAACGACCAAAATGGAGGCGGCGCCCGAGGTCAATATCGGCACGTTTTCGATGGATCGCGTGAAGTGGGCCCGGGTCGTGGATTCCTTTGTCGAGGCACTGCGCTCTGCCGACTGCCAGGGGCGACGGCTCGACGTCCGCGAGAACATCGCGTTTCAGGGCAGAGGCCAACAGACGCGGTTCATCCATGAGCGTTTCCCCGACACCGGCTGCGCGATTGCCGTCGAGTTCAAGAAATTCTTCATGGACGAGTGGACGGGCGAGCCCGACCTGGACGCGCTTGCGGCGCTCAGGAAGCTCTTCTCGTCGACCGTGCCGTCACTTGTCGACGCATTGGGAGTGGACCGATGA
- a CDS encoding YybH family protein has translation MGAPSPELCNLWLARAFNAQDVEAAAAMYHPDASIVQVDAVHGGTKVARGADGIRKTMAAYIGLKPHMDVVTHHTTVAGDFAMTRSQWLIKGVDKHGQPTEVHHHGMEVHRRLPDGTWVFFMDHPFGADPSWAVAAPPHTE, from the coding sequence ATGGGCGCTCCCTCCCCTGAACTCTGCAATCTTTGGCTCGCTCGCGCCTTCAACGCGCAGGATGTCGAAGCTGCGGCAGCAATGTATCATCCGGATGCCTCGATCGTGCAGGTCGATGCGGTCCACGGCGGGACCAAGGTTGCTCGCGGGGCCGACGGCATCCGCAAGACAATGGCGGCCTATATAGGCCTCAAGCCACACATGGATGTGGTTACCCACCATACGACGGTGGCAGGCGACTTCGCCATGACCCGTTCTCAGTGGCTGATCAAGGGGGTCGACAAGCACGGCCAACCGACCGAAGTGCATCACCACGGCATGGAGGTTCACCGCCGACTACCCGATGGGACCTGGGTGTTTTTCATGGATCATCCATTCGGAGCCGATCCGAGCTGGGCGGTCGCAGCGCCCCCGCATACCGAGTAA
- a CDS encoding LysR family transcriptional regulator yields MDDWNALRLVLALQREGSLTAVAKRLGIDHSTAFRRLNALEANIGVRLFERLPGGAYRPTTAGERMAAAAERMEDEALALDRDITGRDHRLAGLLRVTSSETLAYRALTRHIAVFRQAHPGIVVELVIDNRVLSLSRREADIALRPIRPKEGDLWGRKLADVAWALYGAPSYFEAHGGPIAGPGELGRHAIIGWEEATAGIEAADWLGRAAPPEAFVYRTNSLVNQLVAAKSGIGLALLPCYLGDDERGLVHALPEPLSDLSGELWIVTHDDIKGAARVRAFFDLVGEGLARERELFEGRRMMEGYAVRRT; encoded by the coding sequence ATGGACGACTGGAATGCACTCAGGCTGGTGCTGGCGCTGCAGCGAGAAGGCAGCCTGACGGCGGTTGCGAAAAGGCTCGGCATCGATCATTCGACGGCGTTCCGGCGCCTCAACGCGCTGGAGGCGAACATCGGCGTGCGGCTTTTCGAGCGGCTGCCCGGCGGGGCCTATCGGCCGACGACGGCCGGCGAGCGAATGGCAGCTGCTGCGGAGCGCATGGAGGATGAGGCACTCGCGCTTGACCGCGACATCACGGGCCGCGATCACCGGCTTGCCGGCCTCTTGCGCGTAACGTCATCCGAAACGCTCGCCTATCGCGCGCTGACGCGCCACATCGCCGTGTTCCGACAGGCTCATCCTGGCATCGTCGTCGAGCTGGTCATCGACAACCGCGTGCTCAGCCTGTCGCGGCGCGAAGCCGACATCGCGCTCAGGCCGATCCGGCCAAAGGAGGGCGATCTCTGGGGACGCAAGCTTGCCGATGTGGCATGGGCGCTCTATGGCGCGCCGTCCTATTTCGAAGCTCATGGCGGCCCCATCGCCGGGCCGGGCGAGCTCGGCCGCCACGCCATCATCGGCTGGGAGGAGGCGACGGCGGGAATAGAAGCGGCCGATTGGCTTGGGCGGGCAGCGCCGCCCGAAGCCTTCGTGTATCGCACGAACAGCCTGGTCAACCAGCTCGTTGCCGCCAAGTCCGGCATCGGTCTCGCACTTCTGCCCTGCTATCTCGGCGACGACGAACGTGGTCTCGTACATGCGCTGCCGGAGCCGTTGTCGGACCTGTCGGGTGAACTTTGGATCGTCACACACGACGATATCAAAGGCGCAGCCCGCGTGCGCGCCTTCTTCGATCTTGTTGGCGAGGGCCTGGCCCGCGAGCGCGAGCTGTTCGAAGGACGTCGGATGATGGAAGGGTACGCGGTCCGCAGAACCTGA
- the ytfQ gene encoding galactofuranose ABC transporter, galactofuranose-binding protein YtfQ, with amino-acid sequence MKFAKALASATILAACTFGSASAAELVVGFSQIGSESGWRAAETTLTKQQAEQRGIDLKFADAQQKQENQIKAIRSFIAQGVNAILVAPVVATGWDEVLQEAKDAEIPVILLDRTVDASDDLYLTAVTSDLVHEGNVAGKWLADTVAGKPCNVVELQGTTGSSPAIDRKKGFEQALSGHDNLKIIRSQTGDFTRTKGKEVMESFLKAEGGGKNICALYAHNDDMAVGAIQAIKEAGLKPGTDILVVSIDAVPDIFQAMAAGEANATVELTPNMAGPAFDALAAYLKDKKAPAKWIQTESKLYTQADDPMKVYEEKKGLGY; translated from the coding sequence ATGAAATTTGCGAAGGCACTCGCGAGTGCAACGATTCTTGCTGCCTGCACCTTCGGCAGTGCATCGGCCGCGGAGCTCGTCGTCGGCTTTTCCCAGATCGGATCGGAGTCCGGCTGGCGCGCTGCTGAAACGACACTGACGAAGCAGCAGGCCGAGCAGCGCGGAATCGACCTCAAATTCGCCGATGCGCAGCAGAAGCAGGAAAACCAGATCAAGGCTATCCGTTCCTTCATCGCTCAGGGCGTGAACGCGATCCTTGTTGCTCCGGTAGTCGCAACCGGTTGGGACGAAGTGCTGCAGGAGGCGAAGGATGCCGAGATTCCTGTCATCCTGCTCGACCGGACCGTCGACGCATCCGACGATCTCTATCTGACCGCCGTGACCTCCGACCTCGTTCACGAAGGCAATGTCGCCGGCAAGTGGCTTGCCGACACGGTCGCCGGCAAGCCCTGCAACGTCGTCGAGCTACAGGGCACGACCGGTTCGTCGCCGGCGATCGACCGCAAAAAGGGCTTCGAACAGGCTCTCTCCGGTCACGACAACCTGAAGATCATCCGCAGCCAGACCGGCGACTTCACCCGCACGAAGGGCAAGGAAGTGATGGAAAGCTTCCTGAAGGCTGAAGGCGGCGGCAAGAACATCTGCGCGCTCTACGCCCATAACGACGACATGGCCGTCGGCGCGATCCAGGCCATCAAGGAAGCCGGCCTGAAGCCGGGTACGGACATCCTTGTCGTCTCGATCGATGCCGTTCCGGATATCTTCCAGGCCATGGCCGCCGGCGAAGCCAACGCCACGGTCGAACTGACCCCGAACATGGCGGGTCCCGCCTTCGACGCCCTCGCCGCCTACCTGAAGGATAAAAAGGCGCCGGCAAAATGGATCCAGACGGAATCAAAGCTTTATACCCAGGCTGACGATCCGATGAAGGTCTACGAGGAGAAGAAGGGCCTCGGCTACTGA
- a CDS encoding adenylate/guanylate cyclase domain-containing protein, which produces MHRKLAAILVGDFVASTSAMELDEEQTIARVVDCMTLIAEIVKNFGGRVFNTAGDAILAEFSSPVNALRAAMEARLAIGSVPRTCTHDMRFGLHVADVAVVGDDLRGAGVNIASRIEASADPGEIEVSEALYEQVRRISPCAFESIGERHLKGVSEPIQIYRVGAAMDRHRFQVAPTRASPPSSVRPNSVAVAPFTTASIADQDQTFLAEGMTDDLTLELSRLKSLFVTSRSASTVLRTSDPVEIGRSLGVRYVVAGSVRKAGGYVRLNISLAETDQGHLVWSDRIQRPFEEILDVMDEITARVAATVSGRIEQSELTTARLKRPESMSAYEYYLRGLDHHRLAGVADFHLHEAMHWFEEAMKADPSFGRPFAMHVCSWSSLPSFDLHLGELQTAHALELDPTDPEAHRIMGSIKMMRRDFAASRFHHEKAIEMAPNDAYTIGRCAAFYLFAGEPERALQLLDRAETLDPFLPVWITEERVASLYALERYAEMFEVSHKLPFQTRRTFIYRIAARMACSDLDRAKQLVSQALALDPTLSVEYLRNQELFEDVAITASLVDRTRAAGLPASPATGELAHECSPLNGSDVIQSTVV; this is translated from the coding sequence ATGCATCGGAAGCTGGCTGCAATTCTGGTCGGGGACTTTGTGGCCTCCACGTCGGCGATGGAGCTCGACGAGGAGCAGACGATCGCGCGCGTCGTCGATTGCATGACGCTCATCGCCGAAATCGTCAAGAACTTCGGCGGCAGGGTATTCAACACGGCAGGAGATGCAATCCTTGCCGAGTTCTCCAGTCCCGTGAATGCGCTGCGGGCGGCGATGGAAGCGCGTCTGGCGATCGGATCTGTGCCACGCACCTGCACGCATGACATGCGCTTCGGCCTGCACGTCGCCGACGTTGCGGTCGTCGGCGACGACCTGCGTGGCGCCGGCGTGAACATTGCCTCGCGTATCGAAGCCTCCGCCGACCCGGGCGAGATCGAGGTCTCAGAGGCGCTCTACGAGCAGGTCCGCCGGATATCACCCTGCGCCTTCGAATCGATCGGTGAACGGCACCTGAAGGGCGTGTCGGAGCCGATCCAAATCTACCGCGTCGGCGCGGCCATGGACCGCCACCGTTTCCAGGTCGCGCCGACGCGGGCGTCGCCTCCTTCATCGGTCAGACCGAACTCCGTGGCGGTCGCACCGTTCACCACGGCATCGATCGCGGATCAGGACCAGACGTTTCTAGCGGAAGGAATGACCGATGATCTGACGCTCGAACTCAGCCGGCTGAAAAGCCTTTTCGTCACCTCGCGCTCGGCCTCGACGGTGTTGCGGACATCCGATCCGGTTGAAATCGGTAGATCGCTCGGCGTGCGCTATGTCGTGGCAGGCTCCGTCCGCAAGGCCGGCGGCTATGTCCGGCTCAACATCTCGCTCGCAGAGACGGATCAGGGGCATCTGGTGTGGTCGGATCGCATTCAACGCCCCTTCGAGGAAATTCTCGACGTCATGGATGAGATCACCGCCCGTGTTGCGGCAACCGTTTCCGGTCGGATCGAACAGTCGGAGCTCACCACCGCGCGGCTGAAGCGGCCGGAGAGCATGTCCGCCTACGAATACTACCTGCGCGGCCTCGACCATCACCGGCTGGCGGGGGTCGCCGATTTCCACCTTCACGAAGCGATGCACTGGTTCGAAGAGGCGATGAAAGCGGATCCGAGCTTTGGCCGGCCCTTTGCCATGCATGTCTGCTCGTGGAGTTCGCTGCCGAGCTTCGATCTGCACCTCGGTGAACTGCAGACGGCGCACGCGTTGGAACTCGATCCGACCGATCCGGAGGCGCACCGGATCATGGGGTCGATCAAGATGATGCGGCGCGATTTCGCTGCCTCGCGCTTTCATCATGAGAAAGCCATCGAGATGGCGCCGAACGACGCTTACACGATCGGGCGATGTGCCGCGTTTTATCTCTTTGCAGGCGAGCCCGAACGAGCGCTCCAGTTGCTCGACCGTGCGGAAACACTCGACCCGTTTCTACCGGTCTGGATAACGGAGGAGCGCGTCGCGTCGCTTTACGCGCTCGAACGTTACGCGGAGATGTTCGAGGTCTCGCATAAGCTGCCATTCCAGACGCGACGCACCTTTATCTACCGGATCGCAGCGCGGATGGCCTGTTCCGACCTCGACCGCGCCAAGCAGCTCGTCTCGCAGGCGCTTGCACTCGACCCGACGCTCTCCGTCGAGTATTTGCGCAACCAGGAACTTTTCGAGGATGTTGCGATAACCGCGAGCCTGGTTGATCGAACACGTGCCGCAGGGCTCCCGGCGTCGCCCGCAACAGGCGAGCTTGCTCACGAATGCTCTCCGCTCAACGGCAGCGATGTGATCCAAAGCACGGTGGTTTAA
- a CDS encoding flavohemoglobin expression-modulating QEGLA motif protein: MKRSAAAPRDTADTPEWLAEALASIKADKAVRKDLPDGGRLHIDRALPFLCLHISGDDEGPVAREIAQANASYLIAPEANVAVSVVEAVGGLLKRRLGAFMVMEIGELARDELLTDDAPYLPPFKIEVTATPEGPARIAAKAFANAAEATEAKFRTPRVEIREAEGLDLPFPCLRVRFAPIYRQRESGNIYPQLRERLIASIFDAGLQAFAAFVRATKCMNISTHRALGRKAFIDAVVRTDRRIDEVASTFDFLLAVTPINAESAWSEFAASEYRQTPRFLYRPLTLQVEKAKKKLFSIAFDHLEDPVLYHLYREKQQELDLQLSLLSARESAKFIEFGRALYGPVEPELLRAAQDILARTGDGATDTAPESRVAERHADCYSVEQQARAMIAEYRRRYAGFDACVEVRDDLPSGLLVSGSRLLIARSTAMDAERVEPILSHEIGVHLLTYFNGSAQGLRLFRSGLAGYEGMQEGLAVFAEFLTGGMSPERLRLIAARVVACAAMLDGASLPEAYRLLVQDHGFLKADAFNVVLRVYRSGGLAKDAIYLRGLVQLLAHLAAGGALEPFWMGKIAASHFGVMQELSARGLLGVPAVRPIFLDNPEASSRLAKARAGMSPLDMVER, from the coding sequence ATGAAACGTTCCGCCGCCGCCCCCAGGGATACGGCAGATACGCCCGAATGGCTCGCCGAGGCGCTGGCGAGCATCAAGGCCGACAAGGCTGTACGAAAAGACCTTCCGGATGGCGGACGGCTGCATATCGATCGCGCGCTGCCTTTTCTTTGCCTGCACATCTCCGGCGACGACGAAGGTCCGGTTGCCCGCGAGATCGCTCAGGCGAATGCCTCCTACCTCATTGCCCCAGAAGCCAATGTTGCTGTCTCGGTCGTCGAAGCCGTCGGCGGGCTGCTCAAGCGGCGTCTCGGTGCATTCATGGTCATGGAAATCGGCGAACTCGCGCGCGACGAACTGTTGACCGACGACGCGCCCTACCTTCCGCCGTTCAAGATCGAGGTCACGGCAACTCCGGAAGGGCCGGCGCGGATTGCCGCCAAGGCATTCGCCAATGCCGCCGAGGCTACCGAAGCGAAGTTCCGCACGCCGCGTGTCGAAATTCGTGAAGCCGAAGGGCTGGACCTGCCGTTTCCCTGTCTTCGCGTGCGGTTTGCGCCGATCTATCGGCAGCGTGAGTCCGGCAACATCTATCCGCAGCTTCGTGAACGCCTCATCGCGAGCATCTTCGATGCCGGCCTGCAAGCCTTCGCGGCTTTCGTCAGGGCTACCAAATGCATGAACATCTCGACGCATCGGGCGCTCGGCAGAAAGGCCTTCATCGATGCCGTGGTACGCACCGACCGGCGTATCGACGAGGTCGCTTCGACCTTCGATTTCCTGCTCGCCGTGACCCCGATCAATGCCGAATCGGCCTGGAGCGAGTTTGCCGCAAGCGAGTACCGGCAAACCCCGCGCTTTCTCTACCGACCGTTGACGTTGCAGGTCGAAAAGGCGAAGAAAAAGCTGTTCTCGATCGCCTTCGACCACCTCGAAGATCCGGTGCTTTACCATCTCTATCGCGAGAAGCAGCAGGAACTCGACCTTCAGCTTTCGCTGCTCTCGGCCCGGGAGAGCGCAAAATTCATCGAATTCGGCCGCGCCCTCTACGGTCCCGTCGAACCGGAGCTTTTGCGGGCAGCGCAGGACATCCTTGCACGGACCGGCGATGGCGCGACCGATACAGCGCCCGAATCGCGCGTTGCGGAGCGACATGCCGATTGTTACTCCGTCGAGCAGCAGGCGCGCGCGATGATTGCCGAGTACCGCCGCCGCTATGCCGGCTTTGACGCGTGTGTCGAGGTGCGCGACGATCTTCCCTCCGGCCTTCTGGTCTCGGGCAGCCGCCTCCTCATTGCACGCAGCACCGCCATGGACGCGGAGCGCGTCGAACCGATCCTGAGCCACGAGATCGGCGTCCATCTGCTGACCTATTTCAACGGTTCGGCGCAAGGCTTGCGCCTTTTCCGTTCCGGCCTCGCCGGATACGAAGGCATGCAGGAGGGGTTGGCGGTCTTTGCGGAGTTTCTGACGGGCGGCATGAGCCCCGAGCGGCTGCGCCTCATCGCCGCCCGCGTCGTTGCCTGTGCCGCAATGCTCGATGGCGCATCGCTGCCGGAAGCCTATCGACTGCTCGTTCAAGATCATGGGTTCTTGAAGGCGGATGCCTTCAACGTCGTCTTGCGCGTCTATCGCAGCGGGGGTCTCGCCAAGGATGCGATCTACCTGCGCGGCCTTGTGCAACTCCTCGCCCACTTGGCGGCTGGTGGAGCCTTGGAGCCCTTCTGGATGGGAAAGATAGCCGCTTCGCATTTCGGCGTTATGCAGGAACTAAGCGCCCGCGGCCTGCTTGGTGTGCCGGCCGTGCGCCCTATATTTCTTGACAACCCGGAAGCATCCTCGCGCCTCGCCAAGGCACGCGCGGGGATGTCACCGCTCGACATGGTCGAACGTTAG